The Bombus fervidus isolate BK054 chromosome 1, iyBomFerv1, whole genome shotgun sequence genome includes a window with the following:
- the LOC139998050 gene encoding leucine-rich repeat, immunoglobulin-like domain and transmembrane domain-containing protein 2, translating into MRLARLASSSKIVGADSVYRNQDQHSTIINVFVMEISVFLFYVTTLLGIVTSDKCAVECSCKWKSGKRTVECVNRALTSIPEWVDPETQVLDTSGNDIRTLPSNIFKRVRLTNLQRLYLRECRIDRIDSEALAGLTNLVELDLSHNLLTVVPTASFLDTPFLRDLVLSNNLLKRIHSHAFKSTPNLVKLDLSHTQLVEIEAKGFRGLELLESLKLNNNQLSTLHPGTFEPLNKLTSIELHDNPWICDCHLREMKMWLVKHNLPTLQAPLCHGPKQLLNRTFTDLSIDDFACRPILLIASRYAEATIGENASIVCRVSAIPPAKVKWYWNGRLLTNHSAFSGYQKILIFEEGQFRKRSTLVLTNAQEADSSEFYCVAENRAGSVEANFTLHVSLRTAGMSTLGSGQIAGISAALVVLILFILLIILVLFIRLRRMPLKDVKSSVPAEGVSADSTGGNNENPSSATSTTRRKHEEIETTSFGVESKPPVSLNLSYVQRPQAAVLQTENEYGSIGRFDDQSQQPSVMVAPGACFSSTTSLMPIDNPDLIRDTRRGSAEDITPYGGADYSRMEVVDDAKILYTSCMWEARDTCRTTVPVSTYPSKEALAVVAPMVEQFPPGAKQIRVWQKGVPVLPPVSALKRVLGSTRSSPDEGYQEGTGTDV; encoded by the coding sequence ATGCGCCTGGCGAGGCTAGCGTCCTCGAGCAAGATAGTCGGGGCGGATAGCGTCTATCGCAACCAGGACCAGCATTCGACAATAATAAACGTGTTCGTCATGGAAATCTCGGTGTTCTTGTTTTACGTGACGACGTTGCTGGGCATTGTGACCAGCGACAAGTGCGCTGTCGAGTGTTCTTGTAAGTGGAAGAGCGGGAAGCGCACGGTCGAGTGTGTAAATCGTGCCCTGACTAGCATACCGGAGTGGGTCGATCCGGAAACGCAAGTGTTGGACACAAGCGGTAACGACATTCGGACCCTGCCGAGTAACATCTTCAAACGTGTACGTTTGACGAATCTACAGCGTCTCTACCTACGCGAGTGCCGTATCGACCGAATCGATAGCGAGGCACTGGCCGGCCTTACAAATCTGGTAGAGCTCGATCTAAGCCACAACCTCTTAACGGTGGTCCCTACTGCAAGTTTCTTGGATACACCGTTCCTCAGGGATCTCGTACTGTCCAACAATCTTCTCAAGAGAATTCACTCGCACGCGTTCAAGAGTACACCGAACTTGGTCAAGTTGGATCTGTCTCACACGCAACTGGTTGAGATCGAGGCGAAAGGATTCCGAGGCTTGGAATTGTTGGAAAGTTTAAAGTTAAACAATAATCAGTTATCGACCCTTCATCCCGGCACGTTCGAGCCGTTGAACAAACTCACGAGCATAGAACTTCACGATAACCCCTGGATCTGTGATTGCCATTTACGCGAAATGAAAATGTGGCTCGTGAAGCACAATCTGCCGACCCTTCAAGCACCCCTTTGTCACGGTCCGAAACAATTATTGAATCGTACCTTCACCGATTTGAGTATCGACGATTTTGCCTGTCGACCGATTCTCTTGATAGCTAGTCGCTACGCTGAGGCAACGATAGGCGAAAATGCCAGTATCGTGTGTCGAGTTAGCGCGATACCACCGGCCAAGGTGAAATGGTATTGGAACGGACGTTTGCTGACCAATCATTCGGCATTCAGTGGCTATCAGAAGATTTTGATCTTTGAGGAGGGTCAGTTCCGGAAAAGAAGTACGCTAGTGCTGACGAACGCTCAGGAAGCGGATTCTAGCGAGTTCTACTGCGTGGCAGAAAATCGTGCTGGTAGCGTCGAGGCGAATTTCACTCTTCACGTATCTCTGAGAACCGCTGGCATGTCTACTCTCGGTTCCGGCCAAATTGCCGGTATATCCGCCGCTCTGGTCGTGCTCATTCTCTTTATACTCCTTATCATTCTCGTGTTGTTCATTCGTTTACGAAGAATGCCGTTGAAAGATGTGAAGTCGTCGGTTCCTGCGGAAGGGGTGTCCGCCGATAGTACAGGTGGTAACAACGAGAATCCATCATCGGCAACGTCGACTACTCGCAGAAAACACGAAGAAATCGAAACGACGTCGTTCGGTGTGGAATCGAAGCCACCGGTGTCCTTAAACCTGAGCTACGTTCAAAGACCTCAAGCAGCGGTCTTGCAGACAGAGAACGAGTACGGTTCGATCGGTCGTTTCGATGATCAGAGCCAACAGCCCTCGGTGATGGTTGCACCGGGTGCTTGTTTCTCTTCTACTACGTCGCTGATGCCGATCGACAATCCTGATCTTATCAGGGACACGCGACGTGGTTCGGCGGAAGACATCACTCCTTACGGCGGAGCGGACTATAGTCGTATGGAAGTGGTGGATGACGCGAAGATCCTTTATACGAGTTGTATGTGGGAGGCGAGGGATACGTGCAGAACAACGGTTCCGGTGAGCACGTACCCTTCGAAGGAAGCCCTAGCCGTAGTGGCACCTATGGTCGAGCAATTTCCGCCAGGGGCGAAGCAAATAAGAGTATGGCAGAAGGGAGTTCCGGTTTTGCCACCGGTGTCTGCGTTGAAGCGTGTTCTCGGCTCGACGCGTAGCTCCCCCGATGAGGGTTATCAAGAAGGGACTGGAACCGATGTCTAG